The Pseudomonas sp. PDM14 genomic interval GGTGCAATCGCAGAAGGTCGACGTGCGCCTGATCGCCGCGACCCACCGCGACCTTAAAACCCTGTCGAAGATCGGCCAGTTCCGCGAAGACCTCTATTACCGCCTGCACGTCATCGCCCTCAAGCTGCCGCCGCTGCGTGAGCGCGGGGCCGACGTCAACGAGATCGCCCATGCCTTCCTTGCCCGCCAGTGCGCGCGCATGGGCCGCGAGGACCTACGCTTCGCCGCCGACGCCGAACAGGCGATCCGCCACTATTCCTGGCCGGGTAACGTGCGCGAGCTGGAGAACGCCATCGAGCGCTCGGTGATCCTTTGCGAGAGCCCGGAGATTTCCGCCGAGCTGCTGGGCATCGACATCGAACTGGACGACCTGGAAGACGGTGACTTCGCCGCCCTCTCCAACGGCAACGGCGCCAGCAACAGCCACGAGCCGACCGAGGATCTGTCGCTGGAAGACTACTTCCAGCACTTCGTCCTCGAACACCAGGACCACATGACCGAGACCGAGCTGGCACGCAAGCTGGGCATCAGCCGCAAGTGCCTGTGGGAACGTCGCCAGCGCCTGGGCATCCCCCGGCGCAAGACTGGGGCGGTAACCGGCCCGTGAGCCGCGTCCAAGCGGGGGAAACACTCGTGGTAACGCCCCCACAAGCTGTTACCCCGCCAAACATGGCGTAACAAAGCCGGGTTCATCGGTAACGAGAACCCGGCTTTTTTGTGAGCTCACGAAGGGCCACAAAAAACCAAACTATTGATAAATAAGGAATTTCAAAAACTGGCACGGCTTCTGCTTTATTTCTGGCACAACAACAATAACAAGCTAGAAACACCACAATAAAAATAAGACATACCGACTCCAGCACAATAAAAACAACAAGGCGGAGGCGCAGCTAACTGATCATTTTGGAGAGGATTTGCCTTCGGGGTTCGCCCCACAGCCAGGCTGAGAACAATAAAACTGCCTTGAGGCAGCGCCGGAACTGGTTGGATCATGGAATGATCTTGGCAACGTCAGCATCCAAAGTAATCCGTTTGCTCCTGGTACCCCATTTGGGCTACCAACAACGGGCCAGCCAACAAAAACAACAGGCCCGCCATAATAATAAAAACAAAGCACGCACCTACTTGGGGGGGAGCCTCGGCTCCCCCAGTAGCTTTACCCCCTGCACCGATATCCCCAGCCTGCCATTTAATTCACCATCCCCCTCCCCAGTGCTAGAATCCGCGCCATTCGTGCGGCTAAATGCATTTTTCAGCCCGTCGGCAATCTTGCCCGTCCCTGTACTGGCGCTCCACGACGAACTGATACGGCCGTTTTCTCCATTAAACAGTGCCCCCCAATGCTGAAGAAGCTGTTCAAGTCTTTCCGCTCTCCGCTGAAGCGAAACGCCCATCCCCGTACCACGCCCGAAATTTTCGGCAGCCGCCAGCATCCGCTGCAGCGCGGCCAGTTCAGCCGCAACGCGGTGAACGTGGTCGAGCGCCTGCAGAACGCCGGCTACCAGGCCTACCTGGTCGGTGGCTGCGTACGCGATCTGCTGCTGGGCATCCATCCCAAGGATTTCGACGTCGCCACCAGCGCTACCCCAGAGCAGGTCCGTGCCGAATTCCGCAACGCCCGTGTAATCGGCCGCCGCTTCAAGCTGGCCCACGTGCATTTCGGCCGCGAGATCATTGAGGTCGCCACCTTCCGCGCCAACCACCCGCAGGGTGAGGACGAGGAAGACAGCCACATTTCCTCGCGCAACGAGAGCGGACGCATCCTGCGCGACAACGTCTACGGCAGCCTGGAAGACGACGCCCAGCGCCGCGACTTCACCATCAACGCGCTGTACTTCGACGTCAGCGGCGAGCGCATCCTCGATTACGCCCACGGCGTGCACGACATCCGCAACCGCCTGATCCGCCTGATCGGCGACCCCGAGCAGCGCTACCTGGAAGACCCGGTGCGCATGCTGCGAGCGATACGCTTCGCCGCCAAGCTCGACTTCGATATCGAGAAGCACAGTGCCGCACCGATCCGCCAGCTGGCCTCGAAGCTGCGCGACATTCCGTCCGCGCGTCTGTTCGACGAGTGCCTGAAGCTGTTCCTCGCCGGTTACGCCGAGCGCACCTTCGAGCTGCTGGTCGAGTACGACCTGTTCGCCCCGCTGTTCCCCGCCAGCGCCGCAGCGCTCAAGCGCGACCCGGAGTACACCGGCACGCTGATCCGCCAGGCCCTGGCCAACACCGACGACCGCATCGCCCAGGGCAAGCCGGTCACCCCTGCGTTCCTCTTCGCCGCCCTGCTCTGGCCCGCACTGCCGGCGCGCGCCCTGCAATTGCAGGCCCGCGGCATGCCGCCGATCCCGGCCATGCAAGAAGCCGCGCACGACCTGATCGTCGAGCAGTGCCAGCGCATCGCCGTACCGAAACGTTTCACCCTGCCGATCCGCGAGATCTGGGACATGCAGGAACGTCTGCCACGGCGCAGCGGCAAACGTGCCGACCTGTTGCTGGAAAACCCGCGCTTCCGCGCTGGCTACGACTTCCTCCTGCTGCGCGAAGATGCTGGCGAGAAAACTGACGGCCTGGGCGACTGGTGGACCGACTACCAGGACGCCAGTGATAGCGAGCGCCGCAGCATGATCCGCGACCTCAGCAGCAAGGCCGAGGAAAACGGTGAGGGCCCGGCGCGCAGCAAACGCCGGCGCGGCGGTCGCCGGCGCAAAGGCCCACGCGCCGATGGCCCTGCCAGCGAATAAGATGGAACGCGTCTACATCGGGCTGGGCAGCAACCTGGCCGAGCCGCTGCAGCAACTGCGCGCGGCCCTGACCGCCATCGCCGCCCTGCCACACAGCCAGTTGGCGAACACCTCGTCGTTCTATAGCAGCGACCCGCTGGGGCCGCCCGACCAGCCCCGCTACGTCAACGCGGTCGCCGCCCTGGACACCCGCCTCACGCCACTGCAACTGCTCGATGCCCTGCAGGCCATCGAGCTGGAACAGGGCCGTGTGCGCAAGGACGAACGCTGGGGGCCGCGCACCCTGGACCTGGATATCCTGCTGTTCGGCGAGCGCCTGCTGAACGAGGAACGCCTGACCGTGCCGCACTATCACCTGCATGCCCGCGCCTTCGTGCTCTATCCCCTGGCGGAGATCGCCGGCGACCTGCACCTGCCCGATGGGCGCACCTTGCCGGCACTGCTGGACGCCTGCCCCTATGTCGGCCTGGAGCGCCTGGACGAGCCCGGCAGCCAGCGGTAACGCCGTAACACGTCGGTAACACCCACGATTGACTTCATGCACCCCCATCGGGACTATAGGCGTCCCGTTGCCCTGCGGCGGTGCAAAAACCGCAAAAAGACCGGGCTGGCAGTGGCGCTCACGCCGCCCGCTGATGAGGATGTTTTCATGCCTGATACAACCGTAAGCACCCTGCTGGGGCTGAAGCAGAAAGGCGAGAAAATCGTCATGCTGACCGCCTACGACGCCACCTTCGCCCAGGCAGCCAGCCAGGCGGGTGTGGAAGTGCTGCTGGTGGGCGACTCCCTGGGCATGGTCCTGCAAGGCCATGACAGCACGTTGCCGGTAAGCCTCGCCGACATGGCCTACCACACGGCCTCAGTGAAACGCGGCAATCAGGGCGCACTGATCCTCAGTGATCTGCCGTTCATGGCCTATGCCACCCTGGAGCAGACCTTCGCCAGCAGCGCGGCGCTGATGCAGGCCGGCGCCCACATGATCAAACTCGAAGGCGCGGCCTGGCTGGCCGAGCCGATTCGCCAGCTCGCCGAGCGCGGCGTTCCGGTGTGCGCGCACCTGGGCCTGACTCCGCAGGCGGTCAACGTCTTCGGCGGCTACAAGGTGCAGGGCCGCGGCGATGCCCAGGCGCGCCAGCTGCGTGCCGATGCCATGGCCCTGGAACAGGCCGGCGTGGCGATGATCCTGCTCGAGTGCGTGCCCAGCGAGCTGGCCGCCGAAATCAGCCAGTCGGTCAAGGTGCCGGTGATCGGCATCGGCGCCGGCAGCGCCACCGACGGCCAGGTGCTGGTCCTGCATGACATGCTCGGCCTGTCCCTGAGCGGGCGCGTACCGAAGTTCGTGAAGAACTTCATGGACGGCCAGACCAGCATCCCGGCCGCCCTGAGCGCCTACGTGCGTGCCGTGAAGGACGTCAGCTTCCCGGCTGCCGAGCACGGATTTTCCGCATGAACACCGTCAAGACCGTACGCGAACTGCGCGCCGCCGTGGCCCGTGCGCGCGCCGAAGGCAAACGCATCGGCTTTGTGCCGACCATGGGCAACCTGCACAGCGGCCACGTGGCCCTGGTGGAAAAGGCCGGCCAGCGCGCCGACTTCGTGGTCGCCAGCATCTTCGTCAACCCGCTGCAGTTCGGCCCCAACGAAGACCTCGCCACCTACCCGCGCACCCTCGCCGCCGACCAGGAGAAACTGGTCGCCGCCGGCTGCCACCTGCTGTTCACCCCGGACGTCGACGAGATGTACCCGCAGGGCATGGTCGAGCAGAGCCGCGTCAGCGTGCCGGGCGTATCGCTGGGCCTGTGCGGCGGTAGCCGTCCTGGCCACTTCGACGGCGTGGCCACGGTGGTGACCAAGCTGTTCAACATGGTCCAGCCCGACCTGGCCGTGTTCGGCGAGAAGGACTTCCAGCAACTGGCGGTGATCCGCGCGCTGGTTCGCGACCTCAACATCCCCACGCAGATCATCGGCGAGCCGACCGTGCGCGGCGAGGATGGCCTGGCGCTGTCTTCGCGCAACGGTTACCTGACACCTGAGCAGCGCGCCCAGGCCCCGGCCCTGTACCGCACGCTGAACCAGCTGGCCGAGCGCCTGCGCGCGGGCGAGCGCGACTTCGCGGCCATCGAGGCCGACGGCAAGCGCGCCCTGGAGAGCGCCGGTTTTCGCCCGGACTACCTGGAGATCCGTGAAGCTGGCAGCCTGCATCAGGCTGCGGCCGGCGACAGCCAGCTGATCATTCTCGGGGCCGCCTTCATCGGCACCACGCGATTGATCGACAACCTCAGCGTCGACCTCTAACACCTGCACCAGAAGCGGCGTCAGCCCTGGCCTTGAACCCCTTTCGGGGTTCGGGCAAACTCTGCCGCCGCCTGACGTACCGACGAGGAATCCGATATGCACGCCATCATGCTCAAGGCCAAACTGCACCGCGCCATCGTCACCCACGCGGTGCTCGATTACGAAGGCTCGTGCGCCATCGATGGCGAGTGGCTGGACTTGTCCGGCATCCGCGAATACGAGCAGATCCAGATCTACAACATCGACAACGGCGAGCGCTTCACCACCTACGCCATCCGTGGCGAGGAAGGCTCGAAGATCATCTCGGTCAACGGCGCCGCCGCGCACAAGGCCGGTGTCGGTCACCGCGTGATCATCTGCGCCTACGCGCACTACAGCGAGGCCGAGCTGGCCAGTTTCCAGCCGCGCGTGCTCTACATGGGGGCCGACGGCGAGCTGAGCCACACCAGCAACGCGATCCCCGTGCAAGTGGCCTGAACCGCCGCTGCACCGCTACACTCCAAGCCCGGAACCTACCGGGCTTTTTCATGCCCGATCACGGCGTCGAGCCTCTCTATCTCAAGGTCGACAAAAGGAAATTGCAGCCATGGCGTACTACCAGAACCCGCTCGATATAACCGCCCTGCCGGCCTGGCAGGATCTGCTCGACCACCGCGAGGAAATGCGCAGTTTCAGCATGCGCGATGCCTTCGCCGCCGACGCCGGGCGCTTCACCGATTTCTCGCTGAGCACCAGCGGCCTGTTCCTCGACTACTCGAAGAACCTGATCAACGCCCAGACCCGTGACCTGCTGGTACGCCTGGCCAAGGAGGCCGGCCTGGAGCAGGCGATTCTTTCCCTGTTCGACGGCGACCACGTCAATGCCTCCGAAGGCCGCCCGGCCCTGCACACCGCGCTGCGCCGACCGATCGGCGACTGCGTGAAGGTCGACGGCGTCAACGTCATGCTCGATGTGCACCGGGTGCTGAATCAGATGACCGACATCGTCGGCCGCATCCACAGCAATCTGTGGCGCGGTTACAGCGAGAAGACCATCACCGACGTGGTCAACATCGGCATCGGCGGCTCGTTCCTCGGCCCGCAGCTGGTCTCCGAGGCGCTGCTGCCGTTCACCCAGAACGGCGTGCGCTGCCACTACCTGGCCAACATCGACGGCAGCGAATTCCACGAACTGTCGATCAACCTGAATGCCGAAACCACCCTGTTCATCGTCTCCAGCAAGTCCTTCGGCACTCTGGAAACCCTGAAGAATGCCCAGGCCGCGCGTACCTGGTACCTGGCCCGTGGCGGTACCGAGGAAAAGCTCTACCGCCACTTCATCGCCGTCACCAGCAACAACCAGGCGGCCATCGAGTTCGGCATCCGCGAGAAGAACATCTTCCCGATGTGGGACTGGGTCGGCGGGCGCTACTCGCTGTGGTCGGCCATCGGCCTGCCGATCGCCCTGGCCATCGGCATGTCCAACTTCAAGGAACTGCTGTCCGGCGCCTACAGCATGGACACGCATTTCCGCACCACGCCGTTCGACAGGAACATGCCGGTGCTGCTGGCGTTGCTCGGCGTGTGGTACGGCAATTTCTGGGGCGCGCAGAGCCACGCGATCCTGCCGTACGACCACTACCTGCGCAACATCACCAAGCACCTGCAGCAGCTGGACATGGAGTCCAACGGCAAGAGCGTGCGCCAGGACGGCAGCCCAGTGAGCACCGATACCGGCCCGGTGATCTGGGGCGGCGTCGGCTGCAACGGCCAGCACGCCTACCACCAGCTGCTGCACCAGGGCACCCAGCTGATCCCGGCCGACTTCATCGTCCCGGTGGTCAGCTACAACCCGGTGGCCGACCACCATCAGTGGCTGTACGCCAACTGCCTGTCGCAGAGCCAGGCGCTGATGCTCGGCAAGAGCCGCGCCGAGGCCGAGGCCGAACTGCGCGTCAAAGGCATGAGCGAGGCTGACGTGCAGCGCCTGGCGCCGCACAAGGTGATTCCGGGCAACCGGCCGAGCAACACCCTGGTGCTCGAACGCGTCAGCCCGCGCCGCCTCGGCGCGCTGGTGGCGATGTATGAGCACAAGGTGTTCGTGCAGAGCGTGATCTGGGGCATCAACGCCTTCGACCAGTGGGGCGTGGAGCTGGGCAAGGACCTCGGCAAGGGCGTCTACCAGCGCCTGACCGGCTGGGAGGCGCCACCGGCCGAGGATGCCTCGACCCAGGGACTGATCGACTTCTTCCGCGGCCGTCACCGCGGTTGACCCCCACAAGCCCGGCCCAGCGCCGGGCTTGTGCATTCTGGCGAACCCATCACGCGCAAACAGGTCGATACTTGAACCAAGCAACTGCTTGGTTCACTCTGGGCACAGCATGAAAAAGCCGTCGGGCTACGCTCAGACAGATCGGCAACAGGCGTAGAAGCGCACCTTGCGTGCGCTCGATCAGCGCTTCACACCTGTTCCCACCCAGCAGCACCGGACTCCTGCCGGGCCCGGTCCGCCTCCCAAAGCCCGCCCGGCAGGCCGTCAACCGCGGAAGACAACAATAAGGACCCCCGCCATGTTCGAGATCAGCGTTCACCCCGTCGCCGCCGCCGTGCGCCAGCGCGCCCACCTGAACGACGCGGACTACCAACGGCTCTACCGTCAGTCCATCGAACAGCCCGACGCCTTCTGGGGCGAGCAGGCAACGAGCTTCCTCGACTGGTTCACGCCCTGGCAGCAGGTGCAGCACAGCGATATCCGCACCGGCCAGGCCGAGTGGTTCAAGGGCGGCACCCTCAACGTGGCGCACAACTGCATCGACCGTCACCTGGAAAACCGCGGCGAACAGATCGCCATCATCTGGGAAGGCGACAACCCGGCCGAGTCGGCCAACATCACCTACAACAAGCTGCACAGCCACGTCTGCCGCCTGGCCAACGTGCTCAAGGACCGCGGCGTGAAGAAGGGCGACCGGGTGTGCATCTACATGCCGATGATCCCCGAGGCCGCCTACGCCATGCTCGCCTGCACACGCATCGGCGCCATCCACTCGGTGGTGTTCGGCGGCTTCTCGCCGGACTCGCTGCGTGACCGCATCCTCGACTCCGACTGCCGCACCGTGATCACCGCCGACGAAGGCGTGCGCGGCGGCAAGTACATCGCGCTCAAGGCCAACGTCGACAAGGCGCTGCAGAGCTGCCCGGACGTGTCCACCGTGGTAGTGGTCGAACGTACCCAGGGCGATGTCGACTGGGTCGAGGGCCGCGACATCTGGTATCACCAGGCACTGCAGCAGGCCTCCAGCGACTGCCCGGCCGAACCGATGGACGCCGAGGACCCGTTGTTCATCCTCTACACCTCCGGCAGCACCGGCAAACCCAAGGGCGTGCTGCACACTACCGGCGGCTACCTGCTGGGCGCGGCGATGACCCACAAGTACGTGTTCGACTACCACGAGGGCGACATCTACTGGTGCACCGCCGACGTCGGCTGGGTCACCGGGCACAGCTACATCGTCTACGGCCCGCTGGCCAACGGCGCCACCACGCTGATGTTCGAGGGCGTACCGAACTACCCGGACGCTTCGCGCTTCTGGCAGGTGATCGACAAGCACCAGGTCAACATCTTCTACACCGCGCCCACCGCCCTGCGCGCGCTGATGCGCGAAGGCGAAGGCCCGGTGCGCAGCACCGACCGCAGCAGCCTGCGCCTGCTCGGTTCGGTGGGCGAGCCGATCAACCCGGAAGCCTGGGAGTGGTACTACCACGTGGTCGGCGAGCAACGCTGCCCGATCGTCGACACCTGGTGGCAGACCGAGACCGGCTCGATCCTGATCACCCCGCTCCCCGGTGCCACCGATCTCAAGCCCGGTTCAGCGACCCGACCGTTCTTCGGCGTGCAACCGGTGCTGCTGGACGACCAGGGCAAGGAAATCGACGGTGCCGGCGCCGGTGTGCTGGCGATCAAGGCCAGTTGGCCGAGCCAGATCCGCAGCGTCTACGGCGACCAC includes:
- the acs gene encoding acetate--CoA ligase, encoding MFEISVHPVAAAVRQRAHLNDADYQRLYRQSIEQPDAFWGEQATSFLDWFTPWQQVQHSDIRTGQAEWFKGGTLNVAHNCIDRHLENRGEQIAIIWEGDNPAESANITYNKLHSHVCRLANVLKDRGVKKGDRVCIYMPMIPEAAYAMLACTRIGAIHSVVFGGFSPDSLRDRILDSDCRTVITADEGVRGGKYIALKANVDKALQSCPDVSTVVVVERTQGDVDWVEGRDIWYHQALQQASSDCPAEPMDAEDPLFILYTSGSTGKPKGVLHTTGGYLLGAAMTHKYVFDYHEGDIYWCTADVGWVTGHSYIVYGPLANGATTLMFEGVPNYPDASRFWQVIDKHQVNIFYTAPTALRALMREGEGPVRSTDRSSLRLLGSVGEPINPEAWEWYYHVVGEQRCPIVDTWWQTETGSILITPLPGATDLKPGSATRPFFGVQPVLLDDQGKEIDGAGAGVLAIKASWPSQIRSVYGDHQRMVDTYFKPYPGYYFSGDGARRDEDGYYWITGRVDDVINVSGHRIGTAEVESALVLHDAVAEAAVVGCPHDLKGQCVYAFVTTMQGVEPDEALKKELLALVTKEIGSFAKPDFLQWAPGLPKTRSGKIMRRILRKIACNELDSMGDTSTLADPSVVDSLVAERLNQ
- the panD gene encoding aspartate 1-decarboxylase, whose amino-acid sequence is MHAIMLKAKLHRAIVTHAVLDYEGSCAIDGEWLDLSGIREYEQIQIYNIDNGERFTTYAIRGEEGSKIISVNGAAAHKAGVGHRVIICAYAHYSEAELASFQPRVLYMGADGELSHTSNAIPVQVA
- a CDS encoding polynucleotide adenylyltransferase PcnB, which codes for MLKKLFKSFRSPLKRNAHPRTTPEIFGSRQHPLQRGQFSRNAVNVVERLQNAGYQAYLVGGCVRDLLLGIHPKDFDVATSATPEQVRAEFRNARVIGRRFKLAHVHFGREIIEVATFRANHPQGEDEEDSHISSRNESGRILRDNVYGSLEDDAQRRDFTINALYFDVSGERILDYAHGVHDIRNRLIRLIGDPEQRYLEDPVRMLRAIRFAAKLDFDIEKHSAAPIRQLASKLRDIPSARLFDECLKLFLAGYAERTFELLVEYDLFAPLFPASAAALKRDPEYTGTLIRQALANTDDRIAQGKPVTPAFLFAALLWPALPARALQLQARGMPPIPAMQEAAHDLIVEQCQRIAVPKRFTLPIREIWDMQERLPRRSGKRADLLLENPRFRAGYDFLLLREDAGEKTDGLGDWWTDYQDASDSERRSMIRDLSSKAEENGEGPARSKRRRGGRRRKGPRADGPASE
- the pgi gene encoding glucose-6-phosphate isomerase → MAYYQNPLDITALPAWQDLLDHREEMRSFSMRDAFAADAGRFTDFSLSTSGLFLDYSKNLINAQTRDLLVRLAKEAGLEQAILSLFDGDHVNASEGRPALHTALRRPIGDCVKVDGVNVMLDVHRVLNQMTDIVGRIHSNLWRGYSEKTITDVVNIGIGGSFLGPQLVSEALLPFTQNGVRCHYLANIDGSEFHELSINLNAETTLFIVSSKSFGTLETLKNAQAARTWYLARGGTEEKLYRHFIAVTSNNQAAIEFGIREKNIFPMWDWVGGRYSLWSAIGLPIALAIGMSNFKELLSGAYSMDTHFRTTPFDRNMPVLLALLGVWYGNFWGAQSHAILPYDHYLRNITKHLQQLDMESNGKSVRQDGSPVSTDTGPVIWGGVGCNGQHAYHQLLHQGTQLIPADFIVPVVSYNPVADHHQWLYANCLSQSQALMLGKSRAEAEAELRVKGMSEADVQRLAPHKVIPGNRPSNTLVLERVSPRRLGALVAMYEHKVFVQSVIWGINAFDQWGVELGKDLGKGVYQRLTGWEAPPAEDASTQGLIDFFRGRHRG
- the panB gene encoding 3-methyl-2-oxobutanoate hydroxymethyltransferase; this encodes MPDTTVSTLLGLKQKGEKIVMLTAYDATFAQAASQAGVEVLLVGDSLGMVLQGHDSTLPVSLADMAYHTASVKRGNQGALILSDLPFMAYATLEQTFASSAALMQAGAHMIKLEGAAWLAEPIRQLAERGVPVCAHLGLTPQAVNVFGGYKVQGRGDAQARQLRADAMALEQAGVAMILLECVPSELAAEISQSVKVPVIGIGAGSATDGQVLVLHDMLGLSLSGRVPKFVKNFMDGQTSIPAALSAYVRAVKDVSFPAAEHGFSA
- the panC gene encoding pantoate--beta-alanine ligase, coding for MNTVKTVRELRAAVARARAEGKRIGFVPTMGNLHSGHVALVEKAGQRADFVVASIFVNPLQFGPNEDLATYPRTLAADQEKLVAAGCHLLFTPDVDEMYPQGMVEQSRVSVPGVSLGLCGGSRPGHFDGVATVVTKLFNMVQPDLAVFGEKDFQQLAVIRALVRDLNIPTQIIGEPTVRGEDGLALSSRNGYLTPEQRAQAPALYRTLNQLAERLRAGERDFAAIEADGKRALESAGFRPDYLEIREAGSLHQAAAGDSQLIILGAAFIGTTRLIDNLSVDL
- the folK gene encoding 2-amino-4-hydroxy-6-hydroxymethyldihydropteridine diphosphokinase; this encodes MERVYIGLGSNLAEPLQQLRAALTAIAALPHSQLANTSSFYSSDPLGPPDQPRYVNAVAALDTRLTPLQLLDALQAIELEQGRVRKDERWGPRTLDLDILLFGERLLNEERLTVPHYHLHARAFVLYPLAEIAGDLHLPDGRTLPALLDACPYVGLERLDEPGSQR